Within Amycolatopsis sp. FDAARGOS 1241, the genomic segment GACGGCCGCCGACGTGACCGCGATGGTCGACCGCGCCGAACGGGCCGGCGTCGCCCGCGTGGTCACCGTCGCCGACGACCTCGCGGCGGCGCGCTGGGCCGTCGACGCGTCCACGTGGGACCCGCGCGTGTTCGCGGCCGTCGCCCTGCATCCCACGCGCACCAAGGATTTCGGCGACGCCGAAAAGTCCGAAGTGGAGCGTCTGGCCGCCGCCGAGCGCGTGGTCGCGGTCGGCGAGACGGGCCTCGACCACTACTGGGACTACTCGCCGCACGACGCGCAGGAAGACGCGTTCCGCTGGCACATCGACCTCGCCAAGCGGCTCGGCAAGACGCTGATGATCCACGACCGCGACGCCCACGAGGACGTACTGCGCATCCTCGACGAAGAGGGCGCGCCGGACACCGTCGTCTTCCATTGCTTCTCCGGCGACGAACGCATCGCGCGCCGCTGCCTCGAAAAGGGCTACGTGCTGTCCTTCGCGGGCACGGTGACGTTCAAGAACGCCCGCGCCCTCCACGAGGCGGCCCGGCTCGCCCCGGCGGGCCAGTACCTCGCCGAGACCGACGCGCCGTTCCTGACGCCCCACCCGTTCCGTGGGCGCCCGAACGAGCCCTACTGCACCGCCTACACCGTCCGGCACCTCGCGGCGCTCAGGGGCGAAGCCGTTCACGAGGTCGCCGATGCGGTCCGGACCACGGCCGAGCGGGTGTACCACTTGCCCGGGGCTTGATTTCACGCTGTCACAAGGGGTTGCACGGATTGCGACGTTCAGGGAGCTTGATCGCCCACACTGCCGAGTGACACAGGTCACGACACTCCGGGGGGTGTTTGCGCAACCCGGCGACCTCCGTTACTGTCCCGTGATCGTGCCGGTCGGTACCGCGAAGGCGGATGCCGGCTGATACGCCCACAGTCACGTCAGTGCACGTCGGGGAAGCGGAACCGAGGTTGGTACGACTCGGAACCGTGACGATGGCGCTGGCTGGGGGTGTCGGACTTGAGAGGCGCACCGAGCGGTGCGTCGCGACGAAGGACGGGTAGTGGCGACACTTCCTGCCCTGGGAAAGGGAACGACCCGGTGACTGGTAGTCGGCAGGGTGGCGCGCGCCATAGCGCGGACAGCCCCTACTTCACTTCCGCTGGTTCGGTGGCCGTGCTCGACCGCGAGCTCGAGGACACCGCGTACGGGGAGCTCGAGTTCTCCGACGAGCTGTACGTGACCGAGCAGGACGTGCTCGTCGCACTCGGCCCCGACGCCGACGCGCTGATGGCCGAGATCGACGTCGACGTCGACGAACTGATCCGGCTGATCAACGCCGAGACCACCATGCTCCCGCCGCTGTCCCTCCCGGACGAGGTGGCCGAGGACCGCACCGCCGCTCCGGAGACCAAGAAGGTCGCCGTCGAGGAAGGCCTGCGCGAAGCCACCCGCACCTGGAAGCGCCGGTTCCTCAAGGGCGCCGTGCTCGCCGTCATGATCACCGTCGGCGGCGGCGGTGCCGCGGCGCTGGCGATGAACAAGAGCGTGACCGTCGACGTCGACGGCCAGGAGCGCACCGTCCACAGCTACGGCGACACTGTCGGCGAGGTCCTCGAGGACGCCGGCCTGTCCGTCGGCGCCCACGACTCGCTCTCGCCGTCCCCGCAGGCCGCGGTCGGCGACGGCGGCGTCATCAAGCTCGAGCGCGGCCGCCAGCTCAACCTGGTCGTCGACGGCGTGGCCCGCCCCTCGTGGGTGCGCGCGACCACCCTCGGCGAGGCCATGACCCAGCTGGGCATGGGCGACCTGATGTCGCAGGGCGCGTGGACGTCGATGCCGGGCAGCGGCGAGCTGCCGCTGCAGGGTTCGACCGTGCAGGTCAAGACCCTCAAGCACATCACGCTGTTCGACGGCACCAACGCGCCGCGCCAGATCACCACCAACGCGGTGACCACCAAGGAGTTCCTCTCCGACTTCAAGATGAGCCTCGGCCCGGACGACGCGGTCCAGGGTGGTCTCGACGTCTCGCTCAAGGACGGCGCCGAGGTCCACATCAGCCGCATGGGCGTCTCGATGGTCAACCAGCAGGAGACCATCGACCCGGACGTGCAGAAGGTCGACGACCCGACGCTGATGAAGGGCCAGACCACCGTTCAGGACCCGGGCACGCCGGGCCAGAAGATGGTCACCTACAAGGTCACCAAGAAGAACGGCGAAGAGGTCTCGCGCGAGCAGGTCTCGGTCAAGATCCTCGTCGAGGCCAAGGCGAAGATCATCAAGGTCGGCACGAAGACGCCGCCGGACCCCGCCATCGGCGACGGTTCCGCGTGGGACCGCATCGCGGCGTGCGAGTCGGGTGGCAACTGGGCCATCAACACCGGCAACGGCTACTACGGCGGCCTCCAGTTCGACAAGCGCACCTGGGACGCCTACGGCGGCGACCAGTACGCGTCCCTCCCGAGCCAGGCGACCCGCGCCCAGCAGATCTCGGTGGCCGAGAAGGTCCGCGACGCGCGTGGCGGCTACAGCGCCTGGCCGGTGTGCGGCCAGCGGGCCTGAGTTCCTCCCCTTCCGCGGCAGCTCGGTAGGCTTCTCCGGTGGTTGAACTGCTGGGGCCTGCCGAGATCCGCGCGCTGGCCGAAGAGCTCGACGTCCGGCCGACGAAGAAGCTCGGCCAGAACTTCGTGCACGACCCCAACACGGTTCGCCGCATCGTCGAGCTGGCCGGGGTGGGGCCCGGGGACGTCGTCCTCGAGGTCGGTCCCGGTCTGGGTTCGCTGACGCTGGGCTTGCTGGACGCCGGCGCGTCGGTCGTCGCGGTCGAGATCGACCCCGTCCTGGCGAATCGCCTGCCGTGCACCGCCGCCGAACGCGCTCCTGAGGCCGCCGACCGCCTGACCGTCGTCGGCGCCGACGCGCTGCGGATCAGCTCGGCCGATTTGCCAGCTTCACCGGTCTCGCTCGTGGCGAACCTGCCGTACAACGTCGCGGTGCCCGTCGTGCTCCACTTGCTCGCCGAGCTGCCGTCGCTCGCGCGGGGGCTGGTGATGGTGCAGACCGAGGTCGCCGACCGCATGGCCGCGGGCCCCGGCAGCCGCATCTACGGCGTGCCGAGCGTCAAACTCGCCTGGTACGGCCCGGCGCGCAAGGTTGGCGCCGTGCCGCGGTCCGTGTTCTGGCCGGTGCCGAACGTCGACTCGTCACTGGTGGCCTTCGAACGCGGCCCGGCCGTTTCGGACATCGACCGCCAGCGCCTCTTCGACGTCGTCGACGCGGCGTTCTCGCAGCGCCGCAAAACGCTCCGGGCGGCGCTCGCCGGCTGGGCGGGATCCGCCGACCGCGCCGGGAAACTCCTCGCGGCCGCGGGGATCGACCCGAAGACGCGGGGTGAGCAGCTGGCCGTCCAGGACTTCGCGAGGATCGCCGCTCAAGCCTGAAACAGGCGGTCGAGGTGGTAGTCCAGCGTGACGAGGACCTCGTCCGGCGTGAACCGGCCGTGGAGCACGTCGAGGCCGAGGCCGGTGAGGCCGGCGACCAGCAGGTTCGCCTCCAGCCGGGGCTGCGTGCCCGGCGGGAGCACGGCGCGGCGCAGCAGGCTGGTGACGAGGTCTTCGATCGGCGTCTCGTCGTGGACGAAGGCCTGCGCGAGCTGTGGGTCGCTGTGGGTGCGGCTGAAATAGGCGCGGTGGACGCGCAGGGAGAGTTCGCGTTCGGCGTCCAGCGGCAGCAGCTCGGTGAGCAGGGTCCGCACCACTCCGCGCACGCTCTGGTCCAGCTGCGCCGCGATGCGGGCCTGCGCCCGGCGCTCGCCGCGTTCGTGGAGGTAGCGCAGGGCGAGCACGAGCAGGTTGTGCTTCGTCTCGAAGTAGTACTGCACGAGCCGCAGGGACACCCCCGCCTCGGCCGCGACCTCGCGCATGCTGACCGCCTCCAGCCCCAGGTCCGCGGCGATGCGCCAAACCGCCGACGCGATCTCGCGCCGGCGCTGCTCGTGGTCGGTCCGGCGCGGCATGGTGGTACAAGTGTATCCGATACGGTTGTATCACAGAGTCGTGTGACGGACGCCTGCCGGCGCCCCGCCAGCAGGACGGTTGTCCGGTTGGGAAGACGAGGTGTCTCGTGATGGCGAACTACTTCGCCGGGCCGTCAGCCGACGCAGCGTCGTCCGGCAGTGGGAGATAGTCGGCCAAAAGCCCTCTGGGCCAAGAAAATCGTGCGTCCACAGTGGAGATGGGCGTCGGTGTTCTCGCTCGGAAGCAATTCGGGGACGGAGCGATCCCCGCCCACGATGTGGCGGCGCGTGTCCCGGTATCCGGGCACCACCACTCGTGTGATCTGCACCAACGCGCTTGCGTTCACCCAATGGGATCGGCTTTACTCAGAACGTCCATCCCGAGCGACTGAGAGACCTGGCTCGACGAAGTCGCAGCAACCACCCTCCGGCAGGGCAGGTGCTACAGCCAGGACCGATGGAGGCTGTTACCGATGAAGAGGGTTGCCCGCCCGCTCCTGTTGACCCGGCGGCGTGTCGTTGACGAAGGTCGCCGCACGGTATGTGCGTGTCGACGCTCCATGGCGAACATCTGATCTTCTTCCGCCTTTTCGCACACCGTCCGAAAAGGACGGTTATTCGGTGACGTCCGGCGCGCCCGGGAACGGTGCTG encodes:
- a CDS encoding TetR/AcrR family transcriptional regulator, with the protein product MPRRTDHEQRRREIASAVWRIAADLGLEAVSMREVAAEAGVSLRLVQYYFETKHNLLVLALRYLHERGERRAQARIAAQLDQSVRGVVRTLLTELLPLDAERELSLRVHRAYFSRTHSDPQLAQAFVHDETPIEDLVTSLLRRAVLPPGTQPRLEANLLVAGLTGLGLDVLHGRFTPDEVLVTLDYHLDRLFQA
- the rsmA gene encoding 16S rRNA (adenine(1518)-N(6)/adenine(1519)-N(6))-dimethyltransferase RsmA, which gives rise to MVELLGPAEIRALAEELDVRPTKKLGQNFVHDPNTVRRIVELAGVGPGDVVLEVGPGLGSLTLGLLDAGASVVAVEIDPVLANRLPCTAAERAPEAADRLTVVGADALRISSADLPASPVSLVANLPYNVAVPVVLHLLAELPSLARGLVMVQTEVADRMAAGPGSRIYGVPSVKLAWYGPARKVGAVPRSVFWPVPNVDSSLVAFERGPAVSDIDRQRLFDVVDAAFSQRRKTLRAALAGWAGSADRAGKLLAAAGIDPKTRGEQLAVQDFARIAAQA
- a CDS encoding resuscitation-promoting factor, whose translation is MLDRELEDTAYGELEFSDELYVTEQDVLVALGPDADALMAEIDVDVDELIRLINAETTMLPPLSLPDEVAEDRTAAPETKKVAVEEGLREATRTWKRRFLKGAVLAVMITVGGGGAAALAMNKSVTVDVDGQERTVHSYGDTVGEVLEDAGLSVGAHDSLSPSPQAAVGDGGVIKLERGRQLNLVVDGVARPSWVRATTLGEAMTQLGMGDLMSQGAWTSMPGSGELPLQGSTVQVKTLKHITLFDGTNAPRQITTNAVTTKEFLSDFKMSLGPDDAVQGGLDVSLKDGAEVHISRMGVSMVNQQETIDPDVQKVDDPTLMKGQTTVQDPGTPGQKMVTYKVTKKNGEEVSREQVSVKILVEAKAKIIKVGTKTPPDPAIGDGSAWDRIAACESGGNWAINTGNGYYGGLQFDKRTWDAYGGDQYASLPSQATRAQQISVAEKVRDARGGYSAWPVCGQRA
- a CDS encoding TatD family hydrolase; translation: MGEDKRELPPIPDRLPAAVVDAHTHLDACGAVTAADVTAMVDRAERAGVARVVTVADDLAAARWAVDASTWDPRVFAAVALHPTRTKDFGDAEKSEVERLAAAERVVAVGETGLDHYWDYSPHDAQEDAFRWHIDLAKRLGKTLMIHDRDAHEDVLRILDEEGAPDTVVFHCFSGDERIARRCLEKGYVLSFAGTVTFKNARALHEAARLAPAGQYLAETDAPFLTPHPFRGRPNEPYCTAYTVRHLAALRGEAVHEVADAVRTTAERVYHLPGA